CGGCCCGATGGCCGGGAACCGGCGGACACCCGTCACGTCCGCGCGACGCACACCTGGAGCAGGAGATCTCTGCCGGCGAACGGCGGTCCCCGCCGTGCCGGTCCGCGCACCGCCGTACGACGCGTCCCGAGCGCCCATACGGCCAGGACGACGAGGCCCAGCGCCATGAGCAGCGGCAGCAGCCGGTCACGGGCGTGGGTGGACACGCACGACTCGCCGTTCATCCCGGGCAGGGCGGCGGCCGCGCGAGGGGTGCCGTGATCGTCCGCCGAGGCCGCGCGGGTGGTGCCGTGATCGCCCACCATGGCCGTGTGACCGTTGCCCGACGTCATGGACGCCGTCATGGACATGGACAGATCCGAGGTCACGGCCGTCGCACCGTGGCAGCCCTCGGCGGCGCTCGCCGGGGCTCCGTGCATGAGGAACAGCCCGAGCAGGACGGCGCACAGCACGAGCGACTGGGAAACTCCCGGTGCGCGCTCGGGGGTGCGGTCCACGGCTGCCTCGAATTCTCGGTCGTAGGAGTCCTGCGGTACGAGGCCGACGATACCCCCACAGGGTTTCCCCGTCCTGTCGGACCCCGCGCCGCCTCACCCCGCACCGGCCGGTCACCTTGATCGGCTACCGTGCCCCGGAAATCTGTGTCCGCGCCTACTACGGGACCCGCTCGTGCGGGGCGCCCGGCTGGGAGTGAGTGATGAGCACGTCGGCGAAGTCGGCGGGAACGGGCGAGCTGAAGCGCGGTCTGGGTGTGTTCGACGCCGTGATGATCGGCCTGGGTTCGATGATCGGGGCGGGCATCTTCGTCGCACCCGGGCCCGCCGCCGCAGCCGCCGGGTCGGGTCTGCTGCTCGGCCTGGGGCTGGCCGCGGTGGTGGCGTACTGCAACGCGATGTCCTCCGCACGGCTGGCCGGCCGCTACCCGGCGTCCGGCGGCACCTATGTGTACGGCCGTGAACGCCTCGGCGACTTCTGGGGCTATCTCGCCGGATGGGGCTTCGTCGTCGGCAAGACCGCGTCCTGTGCGGCGATGTCGCTGACCGTGGGCTCCTACGTGTGGCCGGGACAGACGCACATGGTGGCCGTCGCGGCGGTGGTGGCGCTGACCGCGCTCAACTACACCGGGCTGCAGAAGTCCGCCTGGCTGACCAGGGTGATCGTCGCGTTCGTCCTGGCGGTCCTCGCGGCCGTGGTCACCGCCTGTCTCAGCGGCGGCACCGCCGATGCCGGGCGCCTGGCCATCGGCGCGGACGCCACCGTCAGCGGGGTGCTCCAGGCGGCCGGGCTGCTGTTCTTCGCGTTCGCCGGGTACGCCCGGATCGCCACCCTCGGCGAGGAGGTCCGCGACCCGCAGCGCACCATCCCGCGCGCGATCCCGCTCGCGCTGGGCATCACCCTGCTCGTCTACGCGGCCGTCGCGGTCACGGTGCTCGCCGTGCTGGGCCCCGAAGGTCTCGCCCATGCCGCGGCCCCGCTGGCCGAGGCCGCTCGCGCGGCGGGCGTGCCCGGTCTCGCGCCGGTGGTGCGCGCCGGTGCGGCCGTCGCCGCGCTCGGCTCCCTCCTCGCGCTGATCCTCGGTGTCTCACGCACCACCTTGGCCATGGCCCGCGACCGCCATCTGCCGCATGCCCTGGCCGCGGTGCACCCTCGGTTCAAGGTCCCCCACCGTGCGGAACTCGCCGTGGGCGCCGTGGTCGCCGTCCTGGCGGCCACCACCGACATCCGTGGGGCGATCGGCTTCTCCTCCTTCGGCGTCCTCGCCTACTACGCCATCGCCAACGCCGCCGCCTGGACACTCACGCCCGGCGAAGGCCGTCCGCCCCGCATCGTGCCCGTCGTCGGCCTGACGGGCTGTCTGCTCCTCGCCTTCGCCCTGCCGTCGGCTTCCGTCATCTCCGGGAGCGCGGTGATCGCGGCCGGTGCGGTGGCATACGTCGTACGCAGGTTCCTCGGCCGAACACGGGGTTAGGGCCCTTCGTTCGGATCCTGTCGCGCCCGCGTCCAGGCGGCGTCGCGCAGCAGGCGCAGCCCGTTGAGGCCGACGATGACGGTGGAGCCCTCGTGCCCGGCGACGCCCAGGGGCAGCGGAAGCGTGCCGGCCAGGTCCCAGATGACGAGGCCGGTGATGAAGAAGGCGGCGATCACCAGGTTCTGCACCACGAGGCGGCGGCACCGGCGCGAGAGCGCCACGACGGTGGGTACGGTGGCGAGTTCGTCACGGACGACGACCGCGTCGGCGGTCTCCAGGGCGAGGTCGGAGCCGGCTCTGCCCATGGCGACTGCGGTGTGGGCGGCGGCCAGCGCCGGGGCATCGTTGACACCGTCCCCGACCACGAGGACCTTGCGCCCGGCGCTCTCCAACTCCCTGACCACGCGCACCTTGTCCTGCGGCAGCAGCCCGGCCCGTACGTCGCCGATGCCCACGTCGGCGCCGAGGCGTGCGGCGGCGCGCGGGTTGTCGCCGGTGACCAGCAACGGCGTACTGCCGGTGAGTACGGTGAGGCGGGCAACGGTGGCGTGGGCGTCGGTACGCAGTCGGTCGGCGACGCCCAGGGCGCCGACCGGGGTGCCGTCGAGGACGACGAGCACGGTGGTACGGCCGTCCTCCTCCAGCTGTGCGACGAGGGCGGCGGCCGCCCGGTCGAAGCGGCGGGCGTTCAGCAGACGGGCAGGGCTGCCGACGGCGACGGCGCGGCCGTCCACTGTGGCCGTGACGCCGGTACCGGGAGCGGAGGCGAAGTCCGCCACGGAGGGCAGGGCGAGACCGCGCGTCCGGGCCGCGTCGGTGACGGCGCGTGCGAGAGGGTGCTCGCTGGGGTGCTCGGCCGCCGCCGCGAAGGTGAGCAGGGCGTCCGCGGTCAAACCCGAGGCGGTCAACGGGCGGATGTCGGTGACGCTCGGGGTGCCTTCGGTCAGGGTGCCGGTCTTGTCGAGTGCTACGGCGTCGACCTGACCGAGGCGCTCCATCACGACGGCGGACTTGATCAGCACACCGTGCCGTCCGGCATTGGCGATCGCGGACAGCAACGGCGGCATGGTGGCCAGGACCACGGCGCACGGCGAGGCCACGATCATGAAGGTCATCGCGCGCAGCAGCGTCGGCTGCAATGCCGCGCCGAATGCCAGCGGGAGGGCGAACAGGGCGATGGTGGCCGCCACCATGCCGATGGAGTACCGCTGTTCGACCTTCTCGATGAACAACTGGGTGGGTGCCTTTGTCCCTGAGGCCTCCTCGACCATGGCAACGATCCGGGCGATCACCGAATCCGACGGGTCGCGCTCCACCCGGACCCGTAGCGCCCCGGTGCCGTTCAGTGTCCCGGCGAAGACCTCGTCGTCCGGCTCCTTGGCCACCGGCAGCGGCTCGCCGGTGATGGTGGCCTGGTCCACCTCACTGGCTCCGTCGAGGACCCGGCCGTCGGCGCCGACGCGCTCGCCGGGACGTACCAGGATCACGTCCCCCACCCTCAACTGTCCGGTGGACACCGTCTCTTCGGTTCCGCCGTCGCCGAGGCGGGCCGCCGTGGCGGGTGCGAGGTCGAGCAGACCGCGTACCGAGTCAGCGGTCCGTGCGGTGGCGAACGCCTCCAGTGCGCCCGAGGTGGCGAAGATGACGATGAGCAGGGCGCCGTCCAGCACCTGCCCGATCGCCGCCGCGCCGAGCGCGGCGACCACCATCAGCAGGTCCACGTCCAGCGTCCTGCTCTTGAGGGCCTTCAGCCCCTCCCAGCCCGGTTCCCACCCGCCCGCGATGTACGTGAGCGCGTACAGCGGGCCCCACGCCCACCACGGGGCGCCGAGCAGTTGCAGGGGCAGCGCCGCCAGGAAGAGCACCAGGGCCGCCGCGGCCCAACGGGCCTCCGGCAGTGCCAGGATCCGCGTGCGCCGCCTCGCTGCGACCGTGTCCCGGACCGGGCCTGCGGGCGGAGCCGGGCGGGTGAGGGTGAACGACATGGGCGGTGATCCTTCGCACGAGAAGGCGGCGTGGTCCGACCCCCGCACCATACAGGATCACATGAACACTCATTCATGTGTTCATCTCCGTAGGATGAGGGGCATGGGCCACGGAGTTGACGCGAATACTGCTGCCACCGCGCGCGAGCGCCTCGACGCCGTGGGCGCCGCCGATGTGGCGACCACCCTCCAGGCCCTCGCGACCCCGTCCCGGCTGCGCATCCTCGCCCGCCTCCAGGAGGGTCCGTGCCCGGCGACGGAGCTGGCCGACGCGGTCGGCATGGAGCAGTCCGCCTGCTCCCATCAGCTACGGCTGCTGCGCAACCTCGGCCTGGTGACCGGCGAGCGCCGGGGCCGCTCGGTCATCTACGCGCTGTACGACAACCATGTCGCCGAACTCCTCGACCAGGCCCTCTTCCACGTCGAACACCTGCGCCTCGGCCTGCACGACACTCCCACGGAGGAAGCCGCGGGAGCGGGCGGCGCGGTGACCGCCGCCGCTCGCTGAAGCCGGACCCGCGCAACTTCCGGCCCGTTCGCCGGGTGAGCCCTGCGCCGACGGGGCGTCTGCGCCACCAAGTGCGGAACCAATTCCCTGCGTCTACGCTCATATCGTCTACGCTCATATGTGGATCTATGCCGCCAACGCTCGTGACTCGACAGGAAGCGAGATCTCCATGGAGCGGCTCAAGATGTCGGGAATCGTCGGGGAGCTGTCGGCGGAGTTCCTCGGCACAATGGTTCTCATCCTCTTCGGCTGTGGTGTGGTGGCCCAGGTCGTGGCCGGTGGAGCACTCACCGACCCGCCGGGGGGTCTCGGGAATCACGACAGCATCGCCTGGGCATGGGGCCTCGGAGTCACTCTGGGTGTCTATGTGGCGGGCAGACTGAGCGGCGCTCACCTGAATCCGGCAGTGACTCTTTCGCTTGCCGCTTTCAAGGATTTCCCGTGGAAGAAAGTTGCCCCCTACTCGCTCGCTCAGCTCGCAGGAGCTTTCGTCGGGGCGCTGGTGGTGCGCTGGAATTACACCGAGGCTCTGGCGAAGGCGGATCCGGGTCACACGATCAAGACGCAAACCGTCTTCTCGACCCTTCCCTCCAATGGGAACCCCGCGCTTCCGGTCACCGAATGGGGAGCATTGCGGGACCAGGTCATCGGCACCGCCATTCTCGTGCTGCTGATCTTCGCGGTCACGGATCTCCTCAATACGCCACCGGGCGCCAATCTCGGCCCGTTCATCGTGGGCCTCGTCGTGGTGGCCATCGGTATGGCATGGGGCACCAATGCCGGATACGCCATCAATCCGGCGCGTGACTTCGGGCCCCGGCTCGCGAGTTTCCTCACCGGCTACGGAGGGGCGTGGCGGGACCAGTACGGGAATTTCTACTTCTGGGTGCCGATCGTGGGCCCGCTCGTGGGCGGCCTGGTCGGTGCGTTCCTCTACAAGGCCCTCATCGGGCGTTTCCTGCCCACCGCGGAACCGGAGCCGGAGGGCAGCATCCCCATGCCCGCAGAGAAGTGACGCCGGGTTCCTTCAACGAGCAGCGGCGCTGCGAGGATTGCGCGGATCGGAAGCGGGCGGCCGAGCGCACCCTCGACCGGGTGAGGGTGCGCTGACGTCGAGTTCGGCACAGTACTGCCAGGACGGTGCGTCGGTACGGGGCCGTCAGCAGATCCGGGGCAGCTGCTCCCCGACGGGCAGGTCGACCACCCGTGTACCGCCGAGACCGGTGCGGGCCACGACCATGCCCGGGTGGGCCTCCACCGCCTCGCCGATCACCGCCGCGTCGCGGCCCAGGGGGTGGGCGCGCATCGCGTCCAGGACCGCGTCGGCGTGCTCCCGCGGTACGAATGCCACCAGCTTCCCCTCGTTGGCGACGTACATCGGGTCGAGGCCCAGGATGGCGCAGGCGTTGGCCACCGGCGGGGGGACGGGGACGTGCCGTTCCTGGATCACCACGCCGGTACCCGACGCCGCCGCGATCTCGTTGAGGGATGCGGCGAGCCCGCCACGGGTGGGGTCGCGCAGTACGTGCAGATCCGGTGTGACCGCGAGCATGGCCGCCACGAGGCCTCCCAGGGCCGCGCAGTCGCTCTCGATCTCGACCCCGAACTCCAGGCCCTCGCGCACGCTCATGATCGCCACGCCGTGGACCCCGATCGCCCCGCTGACGATCACCACGTCACCCGGCACGACCCGTTGGGGACGCAGGTCGACGCCGGCCGGGATGAGACCGATGCCTGCGGTGTTGATGAAGATGCCGTCTCCGTGACCGGCCTCGACCACCTTGGTGTCCCCCGTCGCCACCTCGACGCCCGCGTTACGCGCGGCAGCGCCGAAGGCCTCGGCCACACGTGCGACGACGGACAGCTCGACGCCCTCCTCCAGGATGAATCCGCACGACAGATAGGCGGCCCGGGCACCGCTCATGGCCAGGTCGTTGACGGTCCCATTGACCGCGAGGTCGCCGATGCTGCCACCGGGGAAGAACAGCGGCCGCACCACGAAGGAGTCGGTGGAGAAGGCCAGTCGGGCGCCACCCAGCGACACGGACGCGAAGTCGCCCAGCTGCGCGAGCGCCTCGCCCCCGAAGGCCGGGGCGAAGATGTGCTGGACCAGTTCGGCGGAGAGCGCGCCACCACCGCCGTGACCCATCACGATCCGCGGGTGGTCACGCAGCGGGGCCGGGCAGGTCCACGCCGTGGGGTCGAGTGGCGGGACGGCGGACGCCGAGGTGGTTCCGGCGCCGTACATGGGGGTGTCGACGGTCTCAGCCAACGGGGCTCGCCTCCAGAGCTGCGCTCTTGTCGATGTCCAGCCGCCGGTAGAGGTAGTAGGCGGCGCAGGCGCCCTCGCTGGAGACCATGGTGGCTCCGAGTGGCGTCCGTGGGGTGCAGGTGGTGCCGAACGCCTCGCACTGGTGGGGCTTCAGCAGGCCCTGCAGAACCTCTCCGCTGCGGCACTGCGCGGGTTCACAGGTGTCGATGCCGGTCACGCAGAAGCGGTGTTCGGCGTCGTAGTCCCGGTAGCGCGCGGAGAGCCGCCAGCCGCTGGCGGGGATCACGCCGATGCCTCGCCAGGCCCGGTCGGTCACCTCGAAGACGTCCTCCAGCATGGCCAGGGCGGCGGGGTTGCCCTCGGGGCGCACGGCGCGCGGGTAGGCGTTGTCCACCCTGTGTTCACCGCGTTCCAGCTGGGCCACGGTCCGGCGTACCCCTTCCAGGATGTCCAGCGGTTCAAATCCTGTCACCACGATCGGGACGCCGAACCGTTCGGCCAGCGCGGGATACTCGCCCACGCCCATCACGCTGCACACATGCCCTGCGGCGAGGAATGCCTGCACCCGGCAGTCCGGTGACCGCATGATCGCCTCGATCGCCGGTGGCACCCGGACATGCGACACCAGCAGGCTGAAGTTGCGGATGCCGAGCCTGCGTGCCTGATGGACCGTCATCGCGTTGGGCGGTGCGGTGGTTTCGAAGCCGATTCCGAAGAACACGACTTCTCTGTCCGGGTTCTGCCGGGCGATCTTCAGCGCGTCGAGCGGGGAGTAGACGACCCGTACGTCGCCGCCCTCGCTGCGGACCCGGAACAGATCCCTGCCGGTGCCGGGGACGCGGAGCATGTCGCCGAAGGAGCAGAAGATCACATCGGGGCGTGATGCGATCGCCAGCGCCTTGTCGATGACTTCCAGCGGGGTGACGCACACAGGGCAGCCCGGACCGTGGATCAGTTCCACCTGTTCCGGCAGCAGTTGATCGATGCCGTGCCGGATGATGGTGTGGGTCTGCCCGCCGCAGACCTCCATCAGCGCCCACGGTCTGGTCACGGTGGAGCTGATCTCGTCGAGCAGCCGGCGGGCCAGTTCGGGGTCCTGGAATTCGTCGATGTACTTCACGGCCGCGCCTCCTGCGATGTCTCGTCGGCGCCGGGCAGCGGCAGCCCGCCCGCCTCCGCCGCCATCTCCCACGGATCCCCGAACTCCTCCTGGAGCATGCCGAGTTGGGCGAACAGTTCCAGCGTCTGCCTGGCCGACTCCTCGTCCAGTTTCTGCAGGGCGAACCCGACATGGACGATGGCGTACTCGCCGACCTGGAGGTCCGGCAGATACTCCAGGCATGCTTCCTTGACCACTCCGCCGAAATCGACGGTGGCCATGCGGGTGCCGTCCCGTTCCTCGATTTCCAGTACTCTGCCGGGCACCGCCAGGCACATGGTTTCTCCTTGCTGTGGTTGATCGCCGTCAGTGGATGGCCGCACTCCCCCGCGCCGCACCGGTGCGGCCGTTGAGCGTGCGGGCGGCCACCATCACCTGCCCCAGGGCCAGCCCCCCGTCGTTCGGGGGGACCCCGTGGTGTCGCAGGACGGTGAAGCCGTGCTCCCGGAGCGTCCGGGCACAGGCCGAGGAGAGCCGGGTGTTGGCGAACACCCCGCCGGTCAGGGCCACGGTGTCCAGGCCATGCTGCTCGCGTGCGAGCACGCAGGTGCTGCGTACGAGGACGGCTACCGCCGCGTGGAAACGGGCAGCGATGACTCCCGGCGCGGCGCCCGCGCGCAGATCGTCGACCACCGCGGACAGCACGGGCCCGGGGTCGGCGATCAGTGGGCCGGCGCCGTCCGGTGCGGGGGCGCGCAGGGCGAAGCCGTATCCGGCGCTGTCCTCATCGGGCGTCCCGAGCGCGGCGGCTTCGAGTTCGATGGCGGCCTGGGCCTCGTATCCGGCCCGGTGGCAGACGCCCGCGAGGGAGGAGACCGCGTCGAACAGCCGGCCCATGCTGGAGGTGGGGACACAGTGGAGGTCGCGCTCCAACTGCCTCTCCAGCGGCCCCAGTTCCTCGGGCGGGCAGGCCGCCACGCACGGCAGGTCCCGTGCGCGGCCGATTCCTGCCGCGTACAGATGCGCCAGGGCCATGCGGTAGGGACGGTGTACGGCGGCGTCGCCGCCCGGCAGAGGGACGTACGCCAGGTGCCCGAAGCGGTGGTACCCGTCGTAGTCCGCCAGCAGGAACTCCCCGCCCCACACGGCCCCGTCGTCGCCGTAGCCGGTGCCGTCGAACGCGACGCCGATCACCCGCCGACTGCCGTCCAGGCCGTGTTCGGCCATCGCCGCGGCGATGTGGGCGTGATGGTGCTGTACGCGTACGACGGGCCGTTCACCGGCCAGACGGCGGGCCAGCTGTCCCGAGCGGTATCCGGGATGCCTGTCGACGGCCAGGACGCCGGGTCGCACCCCGGTGAGGGTCTTCAGCTGTTGTGCGGCGTGCTCGAAGGCGTGTTGGGTGGCGAGGTCGTCCATGTCGCCGATGTGGGCGGACAGCCAGGCTCTGCGGCCCCGGGCCAGGCACAGGGCGTTCTTGAGGTCGCCTCCCGCGGCGAGGATCGCGGGCACGGGGAAGGGCAGTTCCACGGGCCGGGGGGCGTATCCGCGCGAGCGGCGTACGGTCAGCGGTTCCCCGTCGCAGACGCGTACGACGGAGTCGTCGCACGGCACATGGATCGGGCGGTCGTGGGTCAGCCAGGCGTCGGCCAGGCGGGCGAGCCGCTCCAGTGCTTCGGCGTCGTCGGTGACGATCGGCTCCCCTGCCACGTTTCCGCTGGTCATGACGAGCAGGTGTGGCCCGGCCGGGTCGCCGGGCAGGCCGAGGAGCAGATGGTGCAGAGGGGTGTAGGCGAGCATGACGCCGAGGTCGGGGCTGCCCGGGGCGACGCTGTCCACCGGGTCGCCCGGCGCGCGGACGGCCCGGCCGCGGCGCCTCAGCAGGACGATCGGGCGGGCGGCGCCGGTGAGCAGGGCCCTCTCCTCGGCACCGATATGGACGAGGTGTTCGATGTCGCCGATCTCCCGGGCCATCAGGGCGAACGGCTTGTCGCCACGGGCCTTCCGGCGGCGCAGTTCGGCCACGGCGCGGTTGCTGGTCGCGTTGCAGGCGAGGTGGTATCCGCCGAGCCCCTTGACGGCGAGGATCGCGCCGCCGGACAGAAGTCCGCGGGCCTCGGCGACGGGGCCCTTCGCGGTGACGCGTCGTGGGGGCCGGTCGGGATCGGGGTGTGCCGCCAGCAGTTCGAGGCGAGGCCCGCATCTGAGGCAGGCGATCGGCTGGGCGTGGAAGCGGCGGTCCGCGGGGTCCGCGTACTCACGTGCGCAGTCGGGGCACATGGGGAAACCGGCCATGGTGGTGTGTTCGCGGTCGTACGGCAGCCCGGTCACGATGGTGAACCGTGGCCCGCAGTTGGTGCAGGTGATGAAGGGGTGCCGGTGGCGGCGGTCCGCGGGGTCGGCCAGCTCGGCAAGGCAGTCGGCGCAGGTGGCCGCATCCGGGGGGACCAGGGTGCGGGAGGGCCCGCCGGTCCGGGAGGCGACGATGGTGAAACCGGCACCGCCCGCGGCGGGGACCTCCCGGTGCTCGACGGAATCGAGGACGGCCATGGGCGGCGCGTCGGCGGCGATCCCTTCGCAGAACAGGGCCACGGCAGCCGGAGGGCCCTCGACTTCCGCGACGACCCCTTCGGGGGTGTTGGTGACGTGTCCCGCCAGGCCCATCGCGTGGGCGCGTGTGTACAAGTAGGGCCGGAATCCGACGCCTTGGACGATGCCGCGGACGGTCACCCGGCGGCGCTGTGCCGGCTCGTCCGTCGCCGGGCCGGTGCCTGGCGTCGTCACGCGCGGTGCTGTGCCATGGCGCCGGGCGCGACCGTCCCCCCGTGCGTATGGGTGTGCGTGGTGTGGTGCCGCCCGGCCATGACGGGGCGGTGGACCGGGGCTCCGTTCGCGGCGTCCAGCGCCCGTTCCAGAAGTGCCCCGACCCCGTCACCGCGCCGGGCGGAGATGAGCTGGACCTCCACGCCGGGATTGACCTGCTCGACATGGGCGCGGAACGCTGCCTCGTCGAACTCCACGGCCTCGGCGATGTCCGTCTTGGTGACGAGCACCAGGTGCGCGAGCCCGAAGGCGGTGGGGTACTTCAGCGGTTTGTCCTCGCCCTCGGTGACCGAGGCGAGGACGACCCGCAGCGTTTCACCGAGGTCGTACGAGGCCGGGCAGACCAGATTGCCGACGTTCTCCACGAACAGCAGCCGGGTGTCCTCGGGCAGCCATCCGTCGAGGTGCCCGCCCAGCATCTGCGCCTCCAGATGGCAGAGCCCGTCGGTGAGCACCTGCTTGACCGGGACGCCGGAGCGGGCCAGGCGCATGGCGTCGTTCTCGGTGGCCAGGTCGGCGGTCAGAGCGGCGACGGGGACGCCCGTCTCCCGGGCCAGGACCAGTTCGCGTTCGAGCAGTGCCGTCTTGCCGCTGCCCGGGCTGGAGAGCAGGTTGACGACCGCGGTGCCGCGGGCGGCGAGTTCGGTGCGCAGGCGATGCGCTGTCGTGTCGTTCTTCGCGAGTACCGCCTGCTGGAGATCGACCACACGGCACATGGTTCAGCGCTCCTCGGAAATCGGTTCACGGATACGGCTCTGCGCGCGGCGGTCGTCCCAGCGGACTTCGGCGATCTGCAGTTCGCGGCCCGAGAGCAGCTCAGCGGTTGCCCCGCCGCACAGGGGGCAGCACAGCTGCGGTGGCATTCCGACCGCCCATTCGTCCGCACAGGGCGCGCAGCGGGCTCTCGCCCGTACGGAGTCGACGACAAGCTCCGCGCCTTCCAGGACGGTCCCTGCGCAGGCCAGTTCGAAGCAGAAGGACAGTGCGTCGGGGACCACTCCGGCCAGCTCGCCGATCCGGAGCCGGACGGACGTGACGGCGACGGCGTCGCCCGCCCGGGCCGCTTCTTCCACCTGGCCGACGACGGCCATGGCGATGGACATCTCGTGCATGGGTCTCCGTCCTGCCCGCGCCATTACACCGGCGGTCGCACCCGCTGCCCGGCTGGCTCGCCGACGGGACTCGGCAGGTA
This sequence is a window from Streptomyces sp. NBC_01217. Protein-coding genes within it:
- the hypA gene encoding hydrogenase maturation nickel metallochaperone HypA gives rise to the protein MHEMSIAMAVVGQVEEAARAGDAVAVTSVRLRIGELAGVVPDALSFCFELACAGTVLEGAELVVDSVRARARCAPCADEWAVGMPPQLCCPLCGGATAELLSGRELQIAEVRWDDRRAQSRIREPISEER